A window of Rhodopirellula halodulae contains these coding sequences:
- a CDS encoding tetratricopeptide repeat protein produces MAEPDEPKNDAKPGGRSKATVASLGFVTMFTMVGFAYMFSIVAGGREIDARQTMNLASAQYVAGNIVVAGDLAAKATLDEENEEEMELYPMQQFLIGAGSFARAHQAISPRDRHEQMETALPYLERSNDLGFPDGRDAEGHRMLGEALHSIGRHERAVKHLRRAVEIDLTLRSKLLPLLARSLASSISAKPDEALRTIVEHLNEASLDNRGRSEAEILRIELLNQLKRYDDALPVIARVEDEISDELQLQMPWAMQLQDQLSLQRGVAHVGRIIESLPREITAQVIAGIPVVSGRKLPQDQQNELLETIRVLDQLQREAEPKVAGSARLLVAQSYLLLDDPDLALARLTQARQQRPFDSRGLEGGVSEIELLASRAMGDDVVQTASYLVREIGQSQYLDFPETTRLEVKQRIIDAIAELRGAGEFEPAVKTATVTSPVLGVASSHSQAGIAYRDWGEATLEAGKGPGGELSREASVAARERFRGAGDAFSDAAKEQFDTDEYVPTLWLAIESYQKGRHFSRSAALLEDYLRYEDRGRIPRALVAHGRALLADGNAKAAIDSLQTCIIEYDRDPMRYDARLLAAQAAADLGDRESAREWLEANLTDGQLTPQSPAWRDSLLTLGEMLFAESLSDTLKARELEWSERVEALRATRPTLQAAMRRLDEAVKRYWPLPRTQMAAYSLARGHLLSAELPEVELESDGLQDTARRGLGQKANLERKAALDQFAMLANFLQNEQRDNDLSDKQRALLRNSLIGQADTLRDMDRYAEAAEAYRDMSLRYMNEPASLEAFLGQSQMMRKIGREREADLLIRQANLVLSRIGAQWDDEFDKVTRYDRAGWERYLAWMVERLDQGAKLTSQATP; encoded by the coding sequence GTGGCTGAACCAGACGAACCCAAGAACGACGCGAAACCGGGCGGACGGTCCAAGGCGACCGTGGCTTCCCTGGGGTTCGTGACGATGTTCACGATGGTGGGATTTGCCTACATGTTTTCCATCGTCGCGGGTGGGCGTGAGATCGACGCTCGCCAGACGATGAATTTGGCCTCGGCTCAATATGTGGCGGGCAACATCGTGGTGGCTGGTGATTTGGCCGCGAAAGCGACGTTGGACGAAGAAAACGAAGAGGAAATGGAGCTGTACCCGATGCAGCAATTCCTCATCGGAGCGGGATCATTCGCGAGGGCTCACCAGGCCATCTCACCACGCGACCGCCATGAGCAGATGGAAACGGCATTGCCGTACCTGGAGCGTTCCAACGACTTAGGTTTTCCCGACGGTCGCGATGCGGAGGGCCACCGGATGTTGGGCGAGGCCTTGCATAGCATCGGTCGGCACGAACGAGCCGTGAAGCATTTGAGACGCGCGGTCGAGATCGATTTGACGCTTCGGTCCAAGCTGCTGCCCTTGTTGGCTCGATCGTTGGCGTCTTCCATTTCGGCCAAGCCCGATGAGGCGTTGCGAACGATCGTCGAACATTTGAACGAAGCGAGCTTGGACAATCGCGGTCGCAGTGAAGCGGAGATCTTGCGAATTGAATTGTTGAATCAATTGAAGCGATACGACGATGCGTTGCCGGTGATTGCTCGCGTGGAAGATGAAATCAGCGACGAGCTTCAGTTGCAAATGCCATGGGCGATGCAGTTGCAAGACCAGCTCAGTTTGCAACGCGGCGTGGCACATGTCGGACGGATCATCGAAAGTTTGCCTCGGGAAATTACGGCGCAGGTCATCGCGGGCATTCCCGTGGTCAGTGGGCGCAAGCTACCGCAGGATCAACAAAACGAGCTGCTTGAAACGATTCGCGTGTTGGACCAATTGCAACGAGAGGCCGAACCGAAAGTCGCCGGCAGCGCACGTTTGTTGGTCGCTCAGTCGTATCTGCTGCTGGATGATCCCGATTTGGCGTTGGCTCGTCTGACGCAGGCTCGTCAACAACGGCCGTTTGATTCCCGCGGATTGGAAGGCGGTGTGTCGGAAATTGAACTGCTGGCCAGCCGTGCGATGGGAGACGATGTCGTTCAGACGGCCAGCTATCTGGTGCGAGAAATTGGGCAAAGCCAATACTTGGATTTCCCCGAGACGACTCGGTTGGAGGTCAAGCAGCGAATCATCGACGCCATTGCCGAGCTGCGTGGTGCGGGTGAGTTTGAGCCGGCGGTGAAGACCGCGACCGTGACATCTCCGGTGCTCGGCGTGGCGAGTTCGCACAGTCAGGCTGGGATTGCTTACCGCGATTGGGGCGAGGCGACGCTGGAAGCTGGTAAGGGACCGGGCGGCGAGCTTTCGCGAGAGGCATCGGTGGCGGCTCGGGAGCGATTCCGCGGGGCCGGGGACGCTTTTTCGGACGCGGCCAAAGAACAATTTGACACGGACGAATACGTGCCAACTTTGTGGTTGGCGATTGAGTCCTATCAAAAGGGCCGACATTTTTCGCGAAGTGCGGCGTTGCTCGAAGATTATTTGCGTTACGAAGACCGCGGCCGAATTCCGCGAGCGTTGGTGGCTCACGGACGAGCGTTGTTGGCCGACGGGAATGCAAAAGCCGCGATCGATTCGTTGCAAACTTGCATCATCGAATACGACCGTGACCCGATGCGATATGACGCGCGATTGTTGGCGGCTCAGGCGGCGGCTGATTTGGGCGATCGCGAAAGTGCTCGGGAGTGGTTGGAAGCGAATTTGACGGACGGTCAGTTGACGCCGCAAAGTCCGGCGTGGCGAGATTCGTTGCTGACGCTCGGTGAGATGTTGTTCGCCGAGAGTTTGTCGGACACATTGAAGGCGCGTGAACTGGAGTGGAGCGAACGTGTGGAGGCGCTTCGTGCGACACGCCCAACCTTGCAGGCTGCCATGCGTCGATTGGATGAAGCCGTCAAGCGTTACTGGCCTCTGCCTCGCACCCAGATGGCAGCGTACTCGCTGGCCCGCGGTCATTTGTTATCGGCTGAGTTGCCGGAGGTGGAGCTGGAATCGGACGGGTTGCAGGACACGGCTCGTCGAGGTCTGGGGCAAAAAGCGAACTTGGAACGGAAGGCGGCGTTGGATCAATTCGCGATGCTGGCGAATTTTTTGCAAAACGAACAACGCGACAACGACTTGAGCGACAAGCAGCGTGCTCTGCTTCGGAATTCATTGATCGGTCAGGCCGACACGCTGCGGGACATGGATCGTTATGCCGAAGCGGCCGAGGCGTATCGCGACATGTCGCTGCGTTACATGAATGAACCCGCATCGTTGGAAGCGTTTCTGGGGCAATCGCAAATGATGCGAAAGATTGGACGCGAACGCGAAGCGGATTTGTTGATTCGGCAAGCCAACCTGGTGCTCAGCCGAATTGGTGCCCAGTGGGACGATGAATTCGACAAGGTGACACGTTACGATCGAGCCGGTTGGGAGCGATACTTGGCTTGGATGGTGGAGCGTTTGGACCAAGGGGCTAAACTGACCAGCCAGGCTACGCCGTGA